GCAGGTAGCCCAGCGCGGCCAGCAGGAACCAGAGCCAGGCGGCGTCCGTGGCGCCGATGCCGGTGCCGACCGAGTACAGCGTGAGCAGCGGCAGCCCGGCCAGCGCGGCCTTGCGGAAGGTTACCGCGAGGGTGTCCACCAGGACGGCGATCAGGGTGACCGAGCCGACCAGGATCAGCGTGATGCCGGCCGAGTCGGGGGCCGGGATGGTGTACTGCTGGACGTCCTTCATCCCGGTGGAGATCAGGGTGCCGAGGGCGTCCAGCGCGCGCGGCCCCGGCAGCACCGAGTAGTCCATCGCGGACTGCACGGTCAGCAGGAGCAGCACGTAGAGGCTGACCAGCAGCTGGAGCGAGGCCTGCAGGGCGCGGGCGACCGAGAGCCTGCGCAGGGCGGCGCCGGCCGCGCCGACGGCCGCGATCATGACGAAGGCCTCGCCGATCCAGCCGCTCGGCCGCACCAGCGGGAGCAGACAGAACGTCACCAGCGAGGTGGCCAGCGCCGAGTAGAGCGTCAACTTCGCCCGGGTGGTCACGTGCGGGGCTCCTCGGGGCGGGTGGTGCGGAGGCCGGTCATGAGCCGGCCCCGCTCTGGTACGGGGCGGGGCCCGCGGTGCGCTCGGCCAGCCGCCAGAGGGCGGGGACGGAGTCGCCGGCCCGGGCGGGCAGGACGGTCCAGCCGGCCTCGCGCAGCCGCAGGATCTGGTCGGTGGCGTCCTGGTCGGGCGCGTCCGGCAGGATGTGCCGCAGCCCGGCCCAGGTGGCGGTGTCCAGCAGGATGGCGACGGCGCCGCCCGCCCGGCGGCGGAGCCGGCCGAGCCGGGCCACCTGCTCGTCGTCCAGCGAGCCGAGGACCGCCACGATGACGCCCTCGCCGCCGAGCCTGAGCACCTCCTCGGCGCGGCCGAGACCGCCGCCGTCGGACTGCTCGACCACGGCCAGGGTGTCCAGCAGCAGCCCGGCGGCCTCGCCGACCGAGGCGATCACGCCGCTCTCCGGGCCCGGCACGGCCAGGCCGGTGTCGGTGAGCAGCCTGGTCCGGTAGCCGCGCTCCATCAGGTGCACGCCGACCGAGGCCGCGCAGCTGACGGCCCATTCGAAGGAGGAGGCGGGGCCGCTGCCCCGGTGCCCGATCTCCCGGGTGTCCAGCAGGACGGTGGCGCGGGCCTTGAGCGGCTGCTCCTCCCGACGGACCATCAGCTCGCCGTACCTGGCGGTGGACTTCCAGTGCACCCGGCGCAGGTCGTCCCCGTGCCGGTACTCGCGCGGGATCACGTCGTCGTCCCCGGCCAGCGCCAGGGTGCGGGTGTTCGAGTCGCCGTGCCCGGACGCCTCGCCGGCCAGCCGGACCGCGGGCAGGCTCTGCACCTGCGGCACCACGGTCAGCACGTCGGAGGCGGCGAACGACCTGGTCAGCTCGCACATCCCGAACGGGTCGGCGACCCGGAGCTGGAGCGGCCCGAGCGGGTAGCGCCCGCGCAGGTCGGAGCGGACCCGGTAGGAGACCTCGCGGAAGCCGCGCGGCTCGACCCGGTCCAGCACGAAGCGCGGGCGCGGCCCGAGCACGTACGGGACCTTGTCCTCCAGCAGCAGCAGGCCGGTGGGCACCCGGGAGACGTTGTCGAGGCGCAGGTGCACCCGGGCCTCCTGCCCGGCCGCCACCCGGTACGGGCTGAGCCGGCGGCCGCCCGCGACCCGGTAGCGGGTGCGGACCAGCAGCACGGCGGCGGCCAGCGGGAGGGCGGCGAGCAGCACGCCGATCTGGAGCAGCGCGTCCTGCCCGAAGACGTAGGCGCAGAGCACGGCGGTGAAACCGGCGGCCAGGAAGGAACGGCCCCGGGTGGTCAGCCCGCGCAGGCCGGTGCGCAGGCCGGACGGACTGTCGGGCTGGGGCACCTCAGACCCGGCCCTGCGGACGCGGGATCGGCAGCCGGGCCACCAGGTCGGCGACGATCTGCTCGGTGGAGCGGCGGCTCAGCTGGGTCTCGGCGGTCGGGATCAGACGGTGGGCCAGCACCGGGACGGCGAGCGCCTGGATGTCGTCGGGGAGCACGTACTCGCGGCCGTCCAGGGCGGCGGCGGCGCGGGCGGCCCTGATCAGGTGCAGGGTGGCGCGCGGCGAGGCGCCGAGGCGCAGCTCCTGGTGGTGGCGGGTGGCGCCGACCAGCTCGACCGCGTAGCGGCGGACGGTGTCCGCGACGTGCACGGTGCGGACCACGTCGACCAGCTTGAGGATGTCGTGGGCGTGCGCGACCGGCGTGATGTCGTCCAGCGGGTTGGCCCCGCCGTGCACGTCCAGCATCGCCAGCTCGGCCTCGGCGCTCGGGTAGCCGATCGAGATCCGGGCCATGAAGCGGTCGCGCTGGGCTTCGGGCAGCGGGTAGGTGCCCTCCATCTCGACCGGGTTCTGGGTGGCGATCACCATGAACGGCGAGGGCAGCTCGTAGCTGGTGCCGTCGATGGTGACCTGGCGCTCCTCCATCGACTCCAGCAGCGCGGACTGGGTCTTCGGCGAGGCCCGGTTGATCTCGTCGCCGACCACGATCTGGGCGAAGATCGCGCCCGGCCGGAACTCGAAGTCCCGGCGGTTCTGGTCGAAGACGTTGGTGCCGGTCACGTCGGAGGGCAGCAGGTCGGGGGTGAACTGGATCCGGCGGACGGTGCAGTCCACCGACTTGGCGAGGGTCTTGGCCAGCATGGTCTTGCCGACGCCGGGGACGTCCTCCAGCAGCAAGTGGCCCTCGGCCAGCAGGACGGTCAGCGCGATCCGGACGGCCTCGGGCTTGCCCTCGATGACACTCTCCACCGAGGCCCGGATCCGCTCGGCCACCGCGCCGAGCTCATGCAGGCTCGAACTGCCCGCGCCGGTCTGTCCGTTGTAGGTCGTCACCCGATTGCTCCCATGCCCCGAAAACACCTGGCCGCCACACTGCCGGGTCGGCCCGCAGGCGCATTCTTCCCTGTCAGGCGGCCAGTCGTCACCCGCCCGGGCGACACGCGGCACACTGTCCCGGTTCGTCCGGTGGACGCCGGGCGGGGCGTTTCGGTTCCCGTTCGGCATTCCGATGGTGTCCGAACAGCGGAACGGGCCCGGACGGCGCTGGCCGGGCCCGACGGGCGGAGCGTCGGATCAGTGGATCTCGCGGAGCAGACCGGTGTGCACGTCGAAGACGAATCCGCGCACGTCGTCGCGGTGCGGGATGAACGGGGAGGTGCGGACCCGCTGCATCGACTGCCGGACGTCGCCGTCCAGGTCCACGAAGGACTCCACCGCCCAGGTCGGCCGCTGGCCGACCTCCTGCTCGAGCTCCCGGCGGAAGTCCTCGGTCAGCCCGAGCAGGCCGCAGCCGGTGTGGTGGATCAGCGCGATCGAGCGGGTGCCCAGGGCGCGCTGGCTGATGGTCAGCGAGCGGATGGTGTCGTCGGTGACGACCCCGCCGGCGTTCCGGATCAGGTGGGCGTCGCCGAGCTCCAGGCCGAGCGCGGCGAACAGGTCGAGCCGGGCGTCCATACAGGCCACCACGGTGACCTTCTGGACCGGCCGGGCGTCCATCCCGCCGTCACGGAAGGTGACGGCGTAGGCGCGGTTGGCCTCGACGAAACGGTCGATGATGGCGGGTTCGGCAGCGGCGGTCGGCGTGGGCCGGTCGGGGGTCACTGTCATGCGGAAGACGGTAATGGGATTTCGGCTCCCGTGGTGGGGTGGAGGGCACTGGTTGTGGCCGGTGTGACGGAGCGCATAGCCACCGGCCGCCCCGCCCGTCTGGTTCGCCCCACTCTGTCCCGGCGCACGCGGAGCCCAGTGCGCGGTACCGCCGAGTGGGCGACGGGCCTGCCCGAACCGTCCCGACCTGCGGTGATTCATGACTCCAGCCGGGTGGTGCGCCGTCGCGGACGATTGACTGCGCGGACCCGGGCGGTAGAGTTCGGCGCAGTGGAGCACGGACCGTACGGTCCGTCAACTCCCCTGCCGGGCACGGCCGTACGCAGCCCGCGGCCTCCTCCCGCTCCGTGCCACCTGGCGCACCTTCCCCGGTGCCGGGCGGTCACTCCTTCCCCAGGCGAGCGGGCGGGGACCACGGGCGGCGTACGGCGGGAGCGGCCCGATGGACCAGAATGGTCCACATGAGCACCGACAGCCCGGCCCCCAAGCACGTCCCGGTGATGCTCCAGCGCTGTGTCGACGCGCTGGCCCCGGCGATCACCGCCCCTGGTTCGGTGGTGGTGGACGCCACGCTGGGCCTCGGCGGGCACAGTGAGGCGCTGCTCACCCAGTTCCCCGAGATCCGGCTGGTCGCGGTGGACCGCGACCCGGCCGCGCTGAAGCTCTCCGGCGAGCGGCTGGCCAGGTTCGGCGACCGGGCCACCCTGGTGCACGCGGTCTACGACGAGATCCCGCAGGTGCTGGCCGACCTCGGGATCCCGAAGGCGCAGGGCATCCTGTTCGACCTCGGGGTCTCCTCGATGCAGCTGGACGAGGCCGAGCGGGGCTTCGCGTACGCCCAGGACGCGCCGCTGGACATGCGGATGGACCAGACCCGGGGCCTGAGCGCGGCCGAGGTGCTGAACACCTACACGCACGGCCAGCTCGCCCGGATCCTCAAGGTCTACGGCGAGGAGCGGTTCGCCGGGAAGATCGCCTCGGTGATCCTGCGCGAGCGCGAGAAGGAACCGTTCAGCAACAGCGCGCGTCTGGTCGATTTGGTGCGCAACGCCATCCCGGCCGCCACCCGGCGCACCGGCGGCAACCCGGCCAAGCGGACCTTCCAGGCGCTCCGGATCGAGGTCAACGGCGAGCTGGAGGTGCTGGACCGGGCCATCCCCGGCGCGCTGGACTCGCTCGCGCTGGGCGGCCGGATCGTGGTGATGTCCTACCAGTCGCTGGAGGACCGCCTGGTGAAGCAGTACTTCGCCGCGGCGGCCACCAACACCGCACCGCCCGGCCTGCCGATCATCCCGGAGGAGCACCAGCCCTGGCTGAAGCTGCTCACCCGCGGTGCCGAGCTGGCCACCGAGCAGGAGATCGAGGAGAACCGGCGCGCCGCGCCCGTACGGCTGCGCGTGGCGGAGAGGATCAGGGAGCCCCGCGGTCAGTAGGACCGGCGGGGGAGCGAGGACGGGCGAGGGAGAGACGCGGTGCCGGTGGCCGGTGGTGGCCTGACGGGTCGGAGCCAGCGGGAGCGCGGCGCGCTCCCCGGCCAGGGCGGGAGGGCGAGGATCACGGTACGGCCGGGCCGCGGGTCCTCCCGGGGCCGGACGCCGTTCGCGGTCCTGGTGGTGGCGCTGCTCTCGGGCGGGCTGTTCGGGCTGCTGATGCTGAACACCGCGCTGAATGAGGGCTCCTTCGAGCTCAGCCGGCTGGAGCGGCAGTCCACCGAGCTGACCGACCTTCAGCAGACCCTGCAGGCCCAGATCGACCAGCAGTCCGGGCCGGACGCGCTGGAGCGCAGGCTCCGCGAGCTGGGCATGGTGCCCGGCGGCGACCCGGCCTTCCTGGAGGCCGCCGACGGTTCGGTCAAGGGCAAGCCCGCCGAGGCCAAGGACAGCCCGCCGGTCAAGCGCTCGGCCGAGGAGCTCTGGCCGCAGCCCAGCCCGAGCGCCCAGTCCGCGCCGCCCGCTCAGCCGGGCGGTGACCCCGGCGTCCAGATCAACCCGGCCCCGCCCGCCGCTCCGTCAGCTCCCGCCCCGTCCGCCGGAGGTACGCCGCGATGAGTACGCCCCGTCAGCCCCCGCGCGGCGGCCCAGGGCCGCGCCGTCCGGCCCGGCCGCAGAGCGGCCGACCGCAACCGGGGCGGCCGTCCCGCCCGGTCGACCGGCCGCGCGCCCCGCGCCAGCGCACCGGCGAGCCGGTCCGCCGACCCGCCCAGCGCCGCCCCCGTCCAGGACCGCCGCCGGTGCGCACCATCAAGCTCGGCGACCAGCGCCGCCGGCTGCGGCTGGTCACCGTCGCGCTGGCGCTGGTGTTCTCGGTCTTCGCGGGCCGGCTGATCCAGCTCCAGCTGCTCGACTCCGACGCGCTGGCCGCCTCCGCCGGGGCGAACAACTACCAGGAGGCCATCCTCTCCGCCGACCGGGGCTCGATAACGTCCTCCGACGGCGTCGCGCTGGCCACCACGGTGGACGCGTACGACATCACCGGCGACCCCTCGCTGTACCCGGCCGAGAAGTCCTTCGTGCCGGATGCGCCGGAGCAGGCGGCCGCGCTGCTGGCCCCGATCCTGAACCGGAGCAAGGAGCAGCTCACCGCCGCGCTGCGCACCCCGAAGACCAAGTGGGTGATGCTGGCGCCCCGGCAGAGCCCGGAGACCAAGAAGCAGATCACCGACCTGAAGGCGACGCTGGCCAAGCAGGCCGACACCGCCGCCTGCCGGGCCCAGCGCAAGCTGGTCGGCAAGCCCGCCGACCAGGGCGGCCGGCAGTACGTGGACAACGTCTGCGCCAACCCGCTGGTCGGGATCATCAACCAGGACAGCAAGCGCCGGGTCTACCCGGCGGGCGGCCTGGCGGCCAACCTGCTCGGCTACGTGAACGTGGACGGGATCGGCACCGGCGGCCTGGAGAAGCAGTTCCAGGAGGAGCTCGCGGGCAAGCCGGGCCGGAGCACGTACGCCCAGGTGAACGGCCGGATGGTGCCGACCGCGGGCGGCAGCCAGCAGTCCCCGGTGGAGGGCACCGACCTGCGGCTGACGATCAACCGGGACATCCAGTGGGCGGCCCAGCGGGCGATCACCGACCAGGTGGCCAACGCCGGGGCGGAGAAGGGCTACGTGATCGTCCAGGACGTGAAGACCGGTCAGATCCTGGCGATGGCCGCCTCCCCGGGCTTCAACCCGAACGACCTGAGCAAGGCCAAGCCCGAGCAGCTCGGCAACGCGGCGGTCGGCGACGCCTTCGAGCCAGGATCGACCGCGAAGCTGATGACCATGGCGGCGGTGCTGGACACCGGGACGGCCGCCTGGGACACCCACGTCACGGTGCCCAACACGCTGCAGCGCTCGGACCGGGTCTTCCACGACGACATCGACCACCCGACCTGGTACCTGACCCTGGCGGGCGTGCTGGCCAAGTCCTCCAACATCGGCACCATCCTGGCCGCCGAGCAGCTG
This genomic interval from Kitasatospora gansuensis contains the following:
- a CDS encoding DUF58 domain-containing protein — translated: MPQPDSPSGLRTGLRGLTTRGRSFLAAGFTAVLCAYVFGQDALLQIGVLLAALPLAAAVLLVRTRYRVAGGRRLSPYRVAAGQEARVHLRLDNVSRVPTGLLLLEDKVPYVLGPRPRFVLDRVEPRGFREVSYRVRSDLRGRYPLGPLQLRVADPFGMCELTRSFAASDVLTVVPQVQSLPAVRLAGEASGHGDSNTRTLALAGDDDVIPREYRHGDDLRRVHWKSTARYGELMVRREEQPLKARATVLLDTREIGHRGSGPASSFEWAVSCAASVGVHLMERGYRTRLLTDTGLAVPGPESGVIASVGEAAGLLLDTLAVVEQSDGGGLGRAEEVLRLGGEGVIVAVLGSLDDEQVARLGRLRRRAGGAVAILLDTATWAGLRHILPDAPDQDATDQILRLREAGWTVLPARAGDSVPALWRLAERTAGPAPYQSGAGS
- a CDS encoding AAA family ATPase, producing MTTYNGQTGAGSSSLHELGAVAERIRASVESVIEGKPEAVRIALTVLLAEGHLLLEDVPGVGKTMLAKTLAKSVDCTVRRIQFTPDLLPSDVTGTNVFDQNRRDFEFRPGAIFAQIVVGDEINRASPKTQSALLESMEERQVTIDGTSYELPSPFMVIATQNPVEMEGTYPLPEAQRDRFMARISIGYPSAEAELAMLDVHGGANPLDDITPVAHAHDILKLVDVVRTVHVADTVRRYAVELVGATRHHQELRLGASPRATLHLIRAARAAAALDGREYVLPDDIQALAVPVLAHRLIPTAETQLSRRSTEQIVADLVARLPIPRPQGRV
- a CDS encoding beta-class carbonic anhydrase, with amino-acid sequence MTVTPDRPTPTAAAEPAIIDRFVEANRAYAVTFRDGGMDARPVQKVTVVACMDARLDLFAALGLELGDAHLIRNAGGVVTDDTIRSLTISQRALGTRSIALIHHTGCGLLGLTEDFRRELEQEVGQRPTWAVESFVDLDGDVRQSMQRVRTSPFIPHRDDVRGFVFDVHTGLLREIH
- the rsmH gene encoding 16S rRNA (cytosine(1402)-N(4))-methyltransferase RsmH translates to MSTDSPAPKHVPVMLQRCVDALAPAITAPGSVVVDATLGLGGHSEALLTQFPEIRLVAVDRDPAALKLSGERLARFGDRATLVHAVYDEIPQVLADLGIPKAQGILFDLGVSSMQLDEAERGFAYAQDAPLDMRMDQTRGLSAAEVLNTYTHGQLARILKVYGEERFAGKIASVILREREKEPFSNSARLVDLVRNAIPAATRRTGGNPAKRTFQALRIEVNGELEVLDRAIPGALDSLALGGRIVVMSYQSLEDRLVKQYFAAAATNTAPPGLPIIPEEHQPWLKLLTRGAELATEQEIEENRRAAPVRLRVAERIREPRGQ
- a CDS encoding FtsB family cell division protein — its product is MPVAGGGLTGRSQRERGALPGQGGRARITVRPGRGSSRGRTPFAVLVVALLSGGLFGLLMLNTALNEGSFELSRLERQSTELTDLQQTLQAQIDQQSGPDALERRLRELGMVPGGDPAFLEAADGSVKGKPAEAKDSPPVKRSAEELWPQPSPSAQSAPPAQPGGDPGVQINPAPPAAPSAPAPSAGGTPR
- a CDS encoding peptidoglycan D,D-transpeptidase FtsI family protein, whose amino-acid sequence is MSTPRQPPRGGPGPRRPARPQSGRPQPGRPSRPVDRPRAPRQRTGEPVRRPAQRRPRPGPPPVRTIKLGDQRRRLRLVTVALALVFSVFAGRLIQLQLLDSDALAASAGANNYQEAILSADRGSITSSDGVALATTVDAYDITGDPSLYPAEKSFVPDAPEQAAALLAPILNRSKEQLTAALRTPKTKWVMLAPRQSPETKKQITDLKATLAKQADTAACRAQRKLVGKPADQGGRQYVDNVCANPLVGIINQDSKRRVYPAGGLAANLLGYVNVDGIGTGGLEKQFQEELAGKPGRSTYAQVNGRMVPTAGGSQQSPVEGTDLRLTINRDIQWAAQRAITDQVANAGAEKGYVIVQDVKTGQILAMAASPGFNPNDLSKAKPEQLGNAAVGDAFEPGSTAKLMTMAAVLDTGTAAWDTHVTVPNTLQRSDRVFHDDIDHPTWYLTLAGVLAKSSNIGTILAAEQLAKSQPEANKVLSDYLGRFGIGKPTGLGFPGETKGILAKPEDWNGSQQYTIPFGQGLSVNALQAASVFSTIANGGVRVTPSLLAGTTGPDGRFVPAAPGQETRVVKPETAKTLTEMLESVVSDEQGTGAKAKIEGYRVAGKTGTANRVDPKTGKYNGYTASFIGFAPAEQPRVTVSCVIQDPKNGHFGGQLCGPVFKQVMEFTLKTLRVAPSGSEAPNLPVDWKP